The Amaranthus tricolor cultivar Red isolate AtriRed21 chromosome 6, ASM2621246v1, whole genome shotgun sequence genome has a segment encoding these proteins:
- the LOC130816105 gene encoding protein DWD HYPERSENSITIVE TO UV-B 1-like isoform X3, with translation MDCEILKERYIEACRRQGILPNKGICSSLLMGRMKISQHEPFSLEFSLDNLKDCDFLPLFELFVDIDDSAIHRIDIYNKKICVMNGAYVLSLLRALSKKLHVVHLNDLSLERGFLRDLFKRGLTCKELHLRSSHLRQLNLTGSFLQLQTLNLDFNTSLTSFQETCSSSMPNLKHLSLCATRVSNLWTTVSALSKLPSLIELRFQNCLCCKNTGPCPKSPSPRTHGSNWTGYYDDLYARTSLRQSLLFNLPHSYPEDTLEDTSVIEDASFTENSHWPREDFEEIYEGDLPNFYQELSFPDCLSDALHNVDLLNNVQVSSETLTYEDGDFLSSGSYRNQGLSFDDSEKRKYSAHHPSPICFEKHYRDFIIASLPQLQVLDNLPADDNDKETAKFRFLKYFEYLPYRRRQKESVVSILNKREINNRHTNLCKHVSSCLPVKSSQYHTRSLVAAKVGASAWPLLRPLSTSGYVFGDENRSFRPRQFEYHPSDSGLMAFGTLDGEVVVVNHENASIFSYIPSLGAMNSVLGLCWLKKYPSKLIAGSDNGSLRLYDVQQWQSAGTGRNFNAYDDFDQLTSVHVNATDELFIVSGYSKNVALYDINTGKHIDVFSDMHQRHINVAKFSNHSPSVFATSSFDRDVKMWDLRQGLLQPCFTASSSHGNVMVCFSHDDHCLLVSAIDNEVKQLSAIDGRVLLDLEIAPTGSTQNYTRSYYMNGRDYIISGSCDENIVRIFCAQTGRRLRDVSLEGKQSGASMFVQSLRGFQHEHFSSIYASQREV, from the exons ATGGATTGCGAAATTCTCAAAGAGAG GTATATTGAAGCCTGTAGGAGGCAAGGAATTCTACCAAATAAAGGAATTTGCTCATCGCTCTTAATG GGTAGGATGAAGATTTCCCAACATGAGCCATTTTCTCTAGAGTTTTCCTTGGATAATCTAAAAGATTGTGATTTTCTTCCCCTTTTTGAGTTGTTCGTTGACATTGATGACTCTGCCATTCATCGGATTGAcatttataacaaaaaaatttgtgtCATGAATGGAGCTTATGTATTGTCTTTATTGCGCGCATTGAGCAAGAAGCTTCATGTTGTCCACTTAAATGACTTGTCACTAGAAAGGGGTTTCTTGAG GGATTTATTCAAGAGGGGTTTGACTTGCAAAGAGCTACACCTCAGATCTTCCCACCTTAGACAACTTAATCTCACTGGAAGTTTTCTGCAGCTGCAGACTCTTAATTTGGATTTTAATACATCACTAACTAGCTTCCAGGAGACTTGTTCATCTAGTATGCCAAATTTGAAGCACCTATCTCTGTGTGCAACAAGGGTTTCTAATCTTTGGACAACTGTCTCTGCTTTGTCAAAGCTTCCTTCTCTAATTGAACTTCGTTTCCAGAATTGTTTATGCTGTAAAAATACTGGTCCCTGTCCTAAATCACCTTCTCCAAGGACACATGGTAGCAATTGGACTGGATATTATGATGATTTATATGCAAGAACATCATTAAGACAGAGTTTATTGTTTAACCTACCTCATTCATACCCAGAGGACACACTTGAAGACACATCTGTAATTGAAGATGCTAGTTTTACTGAAAACTCTCATTGGCCAAGAGAAgactttgaagaaatttatgAAGGCGATTTACCAAATTTTTATCAGGAGCTTAGTTTTCCTGACTGTTTGTCTGATGCTCTCCATAATGTTGATCTGTTGAACAATGTG CAGGTTTCTTCGGAGACTCTTACATATGAAGATGGAGATTTCTTATCAAGTGGCTCTTATAGGAATCAGGGTTTGTCTTTTGATGATTCTGAGAAAAGGAAGTATTCGGCTCATCATCCTTCACCAATCTGTTTTGAGAAACACTACAGGGATTTTATCATTGCTTCACTTCCTCAGTTGCAAGTTCTAGATAATTTACCTGCTGATGACAATGACAAGGAAACAGCAAAGTTTagattcttaaaatattttgaatacTTACCTTACAGAAGAAGGCAAAAAGAGAGTGTTGTAAGCATCTTGAATAAGCGAGAAATTAACAATAGACATACTAATTTGTGCAAACATGTATCGTCCTGTCTGCCTGTAAAGTCTTCTCAGTATCATACTAGATCTCTTGTAGCTGCTAAGGTGGGTGCATCTGCATGGCCATTGCTGCGCCCTCTGTCAACTTCTGGTTATGTTTTTGGAGATGAAAATAGAAGTTTTCGCCCAAGGCAGTTTGAATACCATCCATCTGACTCAGGCTTGATGGCCTTTGGAACTCTTGATGGTGAGGTTGTTGTTGTGAACCATGAAAATGCAAGTATATTCAGTTATATACCATCTCTTGGGGCAATGAACAGTGTTTTGGGCCTTTGCTGGCTCAAAAAATACCCGTCCAAG CTCATTGCTGGATCGGATAATGGTTCATTGAGATTGTATGATGTCCAACAATGGCAATCGGCAGGTACAGGAAGGAATTTTAATGCCTATgatgactttgatcaacttactTCTGTTCATGTCAATGCAACTGATGAATTGTTTATTGTGAGTGGATATTCAAAAAATGTTGCCTTATACGATATCAACACTGGAAAACACATAGATGTATTCAGCGATATGCATCAACGGCATATCAACGTTGCAAAGTTTTCAAATCATTCTCCATCTGTGTTTGCTACTTCATCATTTGATCGTGACGTCAAAATGTGGGATCTAAGGCAAGGATTGCTTCAGCCTTGCTTTACAGCATCAAGTAGCCATGGAAATGTGATGGTCTGCTTTTCGCATGATGACCATTGTCTTCTTGTATCAGCCATTGACAATGAG GTTAAGCAGCTTTCAGCAATTGATGGGAGAGTCCTGTTGGATTTAGAGATAGCACCCACAGGAAGTACACAAAATTACACTCGATCGTACTACATGAATGGAAGAGACTATATCATCAGTGGGAGCTGTGATGAGAACATAGTTCGTATTTTCTGTGCACAAACAGGAAGAAGACTTCGTGATGTATCTTTGGAG GGAAAACAATCAGGCGCTTCAATGTTTGTGCAGTCCTTGAGAG GATTTCAACATGAGCATTTTAGCAGCATATATGCGTCCCAACGCGAAGTCTGA
- the LOC130816105 gene encoding protein DWD HYPERSENSITIVE TO UV-B 1-like isoform X2, whose amino-acid sequence MDCEILKERYIEACRRQGILPNKGICSSLLMGRMKISQHEPFSLEFSLDNLKDCDFLPLFELFVDIDDSAIHRIDIYNKKICVMNGAYVLSLLRALSKKLHVVHLNDLSLERGFLRDLFKRGLTCKELHLRSSHLRQLNLTGSFLQLQTLNLDFNTSLTSFQETCSSSMPNLKHLSLCATRVSNLWTTVSALSKLPSLIELRFQNCLCCKNTGPCPKSPSPRTHGSNWTGYYDDLYARTSLRQSLLFNLPHSYPEDTLEDTSVIEDASFTENSHWPREDFEEIYEGDLPNFYQELSFPDCLSDALHNVDLLNNVVSSETLTYEDGDFLSSGSYRNQGLSFDDSEKRKYSAHHPSPICFEKHYRDFIIASLPQLQVLDNLPADDNDKETAKFRFLKYFEYLPYRRRQKESVVSILNKREINNRHTNLCKHVSSCLPVKSSQYHTRSLVAAKVGASAWPLLRPLSTSGYVFGDENRSFRPRQFEYHPSDSGLMAFGTLDGEVVVVNHENASIFSYIPSLGAMNSVLGLCWLKKYPSKLIAGSDNGSLRLYDVQQWQSAGTGRNFNAYDDFDQLTSVHVNATDELFIVSGYSKNVALYDINTGKHIDVFSDMHQRHINVAKFSNHSPSVFATSSFDRDVKMWDLRQGLLQPCFTASSSHGNVMVCFSHDDHCLLVSAIDNEVKQLSAIDGRVLLDLEIAPTGSTQNYTRSYYMNGRDYIISGSCDENIVRIFCAQTGRRLRDVSLEGKQSGASMFVQSLRGDPFRDFNMSILAAYMRPNAKSDIIKVNLLASSDCSADASDDETYLPSFSMGG is encoded by the exons ATGGATTGCGAAATTCTCAAAGAGAG GTATATTGAAGCCTGTAGGAGGCAAGGAATTCTACCAAATAAAGGAATTTGCTCATCGCTCTTAATG GGTAGGATGAAGATTTCCCAACATGAGCCATTTTCTCTAGAGTTTTCCTTGGATAATCTAAAAGATTGTGATTTTCTTCCCCTTTTTGAGTTGTTCGTTGACATTGATGACTCTGCCATTCATCGGATTGAcatttataacaaaaaaatttgtgtCATGAATGGAGCTTATGTATTGTCTTTATTGCGCGCATTGAGCAAGAAGCTTCATGTTGTCCACTTAAATGACTTGTCACTAGAAAGGGGTTTCTTGAG GGATTTATTCAAGAGGGGTTTGACTTGCAAAGAGCTACACCTCAGATCTTCCCACCTTAGACAACTTAATCTCACTGGAAGTTTTCTGCAGCTGCAGACTCTTAATTTGGATTTTAATACATCACTAACTAGCTTCCAGGAGACTTGTTCATCTAGTATGCCAAATTTGAAGCACCTATCTCTGTGTGCAACAAGGGTTTCTAATCTTTGGACAACTGTCTCTGCTTTGTCAAAGCTTCCTTCTCTAATTGAACTTCGTTTCCAGAATTGTTTATGCTGTAAAAATACTGGTCCCTGTCCTAAATCACCTTCTCCAAGGACACATGGTAGCAATTGGACTGGATATTATGATGATTTATATGCAAGAACATCATTAAGACAGAGTTTATTGTTTAACCTACCTCATTCATACCCAGAGGACACACTTGAAGACACATCTGTAATTGAAGATGCTAGTTTTACTGAAAACTCTCATTGGCCAAGAGAAgactttgaagaaatttatgAAGGCGATTTACCAAATTTTTATCAGGAGCTTAGTTTTCCTGACTGTTTGTCTGATGCTCTCCATAATGTTGATCTGTTGAACAATGTG GTTTCTTCGGAGACTCTTACATATGAAGATGGAGATTTCTTATCAAGTGGCTCTTATAGGAATCAGGGTTTGTCTTTTGATGATTCTGAGAAAAGGAAGTATTCGGCTCATCATCCTTCACCAATCTGTTTTGAGAAACACTACAGGGATTTTATCATTGCTTCACTTCCTCAGTTGCAAGTTCTAGATAATTTACCTGCTGATGACAATGACAAGGAAACAGCAAAGTTTagattcttaaaatattttgaatacTTACCTTACAGAAGAAGGCAAAAAGAGAGTGTTGTAAGCATCTTGAATAAGCGAGAAATTAACAATAGACATACTAATTTGTGCAAACATGTATCGTCCTGTCTGCCTGTAAAGTCTTCTCAGTATCATACTAGATCTCTTGTAGCTGCTAAGGTGGGTGCATCTGCATGGCCATTGCTGCGCCCTCTGTCAACTTCTGGTTATGTTTTTGGAGATGAAAATAGAAGTTTTCGCCCAAGGCAGTTTGAATACCATCCATCTGACTCAGGCTTGATGGCCTTTGGAACTCTTGATGGTGAGGTTGTTGTTGTGAACCATGAAAATGCAAGTATATTCAGTTATATACCATCTCTTGGGGCAATGAACAGTGTTTTGGGCCTTTGCTGGCTCAAAAAATACCCGTCCAAG CTCATTGCTGGATCGGATAATGGTTCATTGAGATTGTATGATGTCCAACAATGGCAATCGGCAGGTACAGGAAGGAATTTTAATGCCTATgatgactttgatcaacttactTCTGTTCATGTCAATGCAACTGATGAATTGTTTATTGTGAGTGGATATTCAAAAAATGTTGCCTTATACGATATCAACACTGGAAAACACATAGATGTATTCAGCGATATGCATCAACGGCATATCAACGTTGCAAAGTTTTCAAATCATTCTCCATCTGTGTTTGCTACTTCATCATTTGATCGTGACGTCAAAATGTGGGATCTAAGGCAAGGATTGCTTCAGCCTTGCTTTACAGCATCAAGTAGCCATGGAAATGTGATGGTCTGCTTTTCGCATGATGACCATTGTCTTCTTGTATCAGCCATTGACAATGAG GTTAAGCAGCTTTCAGCAATTGATGGGAGAGTCCTGTTGGATTTAGAGATAGCACCCACAGGAAGTACACAAAATTACACTCGATCGTACTACATGAATGGAAGAGACTATATCATCAGTGGGAGCTGTGATGAGAACATAGTTCGTATTTTCTGTGCACAAACAGGAAGAAGACTTCGTGATGTATCTTTGGAG GGAAAACAATCAGGCGCTTCAATGTTTGTGCAGTCCTTGAGAGGTGATCCTTTTAGA GATTTCAACATGAGCATTTTAGCAGCATATATGCGTCCCAACGCGAAGTCTGACATTATCAAG GTGAACTTGCTGGCATCAAGTGACTGCAGTGCAGATGCCTCGGATGATGAGACTTATCTTCCGTCCTTCAGTATGGGTGGCTGA
- the LOC130816105 gene encoding protein DWD HYPERSENSITIVE TO UV-B 1-like isoform X1 yields MDCEILKERYIEACRRQGILPNKGICSSLLMGRMKISQHEPFSLEFSLDNLKDCDFLPLFELFVDIDDSAIHRIDIYNKKICVMNGAYVLSLLRALSKKLHVVHLNDLSLERGFLRDLFKRGLTCKELHLRSSHLRQLNLTGSFLQLQTLNLDFNTSLTSFQETCSSSMPNLKHLSLCATRVSNLWTTVSALSKLPSLIELRFQNCLCCKNTGPCPKSPSPRTHGSNWTGYYDDLYARTSLRQSLLFNLPHSYPEDTLEDTSVIEDASFTENSHWPREDFEEIYEGDLPNFYQELSFPDCLSDALHNVDLLNNVQVSSETLTYEDGDFLSSGSYRNQGLSFDDSEKRKYSAHHPSPICFEKHYRDFIIASLPQLQVLDNLPADDNDKETAKFRFLKYFEYLPYRRRQKESVVSILNKREINNRHTNLCKHVSSCLPVKSSQYHTRSLVAAKVGASAWPLLRPLSTSGYVFGDENRSFRPRQFEYHPSDSGLMAFGTLDGEVVVVNHENASIFSYIPSLGAMNSVLGLCWLKKYPSKLIAGSDNGSLRLYDVQQWQSAGTGRNFNAYDDFDQLTSVHVNATDELFIVSGYSKNVALYDINTGKHIDVFSDMHQRHINVAKFSNHSPSVFATSSFDRDVKMWDLRQGLLQPCFTASSSHGNVMVCFSHDDHCLLVSAIDNEVKQLSAIDGRVLLDLEIAPTGSTQNYTRSYYMNGRDYIISGSCDENIVRIFCAQTGRRLRDVSLEGKQSGASMFVQSLRGDPFRDFNMSILAAYMRPNAKSDIIKVNLLASSDCSADASDDETYLPSFSMGG; encoded by the exons ATGGATTGCGAAATTCTCAAAGAGAG GTATATTGAAGCCTGTAGGAGGCAAGGAATTCTACCAAATAAAGGAATTTGCTCATCGCTCTTAATG GGTAGGATGAAGATTTCCCAACATGAGCCATTTTCTCTAGAGTTTTCCTTGGATAATCTAAAAGATTGTGATTTTCTTCCCCTTTTTGAGTTGTTCGTTGACATTGATGACTCTGCCATTCATCGGATTGAcatttataacaaaaaaatttgtgtCATGAATGGAGCTTATGTATTGTCTTTATTGCGCGCATTGAGCAAGAAGCTTCATGTTGTCCACTTAAATGACTTGTCACTAGAAAGGGGTTTCTTGAG GGATTTATTCAAGAGGGGTTTGACTTGCAAAGAGCTACACCTCAGATCTTCCCACCTTAGACAACTTAATCTCACTGGAAGTTTTCTGCAGCTGCAGACTCTTAATTTGGATTTTAATACATCACTAACTAGCTTCCAGGAGACTTGTTCATCTAGTATGCCAAATTTGAAGCACCTATCTCTGTGTGCAACAAGGGTTTCTAATCTTTGGACAACTGTCTCTGCTTTGTCAAAGCTTCCTTCTCTAATTGAACTTCGTTTCCAGAATTGTTTATGCTGTAAAAATACTGGTCCCTGTCCTAAATCACCTTCTCCAAGGACACATGGTAGCAATTGGACTGGATATTATGATGATTTATATGCAAGAACATCATTAAGACAGAGTTTATTGTTTAACCTACCTCATTCATACCCAGAGGACACACTTGAAGACACATCTGTAATTGAAGATGCTAGTTTTACTGAAAACTCTCATTGGCCAAGAGAAgactttgaagaaatttatgAAGGCGATTTACCAAATTTTTATCAGGAGCTTAGTTTTCCTGACTGTTTGTCTGATGCTCTCCATAATGTTGATCTGTTGAACAATGTG CAGGTTTCTTCGGAGACTCTTACATATGAAGATGGAGATTTCTTATCAAGTGGCTCTTATAGGAATCAGGGTTTGTCTTTTGATGATTCTGAGAAAAGGAAGTATTCGGCTCATCATCCTTCACCAATCTGTTTTGAGAAACACTACAGGGATTTTATCATTGCTTCACTTCCTCAGTTGCAAGTTCTAGATAATTTACCTGCTGATGACAATGACAAGGAAACAGCAAAGTTTagattcttaaaatattttgaatacTTACCTTACAGAAGAAGGCAAAAAGAGAGTGTTGTAAGCATCTTGAATAAGCGAGAAATTAACAATAGACATACTAATTTGTGCAAACATGTATCGTCCTGTCTGCCTGTAAAGTCTTCTCAGTATCATACTAGATCTCTTGTAGCTGCTAAGGTGGGTGCATCTGCATGGCCATTGCTGCGCCCTCTGTCAACTTCTGGTTATGTTTTTGGAGATGAAAATAGAAGTTTTCGCCCAAGGCAGTTTGAATACCATCCATCTGACTCAGGCTTGATGGCCTTTGGAACTCTTGATGGTGAGGTTGTTGTTGTGAACCATGAAAATGCAAGTATATTCAGTTATATACCATCTCTTGGGGCAATGAACAGTGTTTTGGGCCTTTGCTGGCTCAAAAAATACCCGTCCAAG CTCATTGCTGGATCGGATAATGGTTCATTGAGATTGTATGATGTCCAACAATGGCAATCGGCAGGTACAGGAAGGAATTTTAATGCCTATgatgactttgatcaacttactTCTGTTCATGTCAATGCAACTGATGAATTGTTTATTGTGAGTGGATATTCAAAAAATGTTGCCTTATACGATATCAACACTGGAAAACACATAGATGTATTCAGCGATATGCATCAACGGCATATCAACGTTGCAAAGTTTTCAAATCATTCTCCATCTGTGTTTGCTACTTCATCATTTGATCGTGACGTCAAAATGTGGGATCTAAGGCAAGGATTGCTTCAGCCTTGCTTTACAGCATCAAGTAGCCATGGAAATGTGATGGTCTGCTTTTCGCATGATGACCATTGTCTTCTTGTATCAGCCATTGACAATGAG GTTAAGCAGCTTTCAGCAATTGATGGGAGAGTCCTGTTGGATTTAGAGATAGCACCCACAGGAAGTACACAAAATTACACTCGATCGTACTACATGAATGGAAGAGACTATATCATCAGTGGGAGCTGTGATGAGAACATAGTTCGTATTTTCTGTGCACAAACAGGAAGAAGACTTCGTGATGTATCTTTGGAG GGAAAACAATCAGGCGCTTCAATGTTTGTGCAGTCCTTGAGAGGTGATCCTTTTAGA GATTTCAACATGAGCATTTTAGCAGCATATATGCGTCCCAACGCGAAGTCTGACATTATCAAG GTGAACTTGCTGGCATCAAGTGACTGCAGTGCAGATGCCTCGGATGATGAGACTTATCTTCCGTCCTTCAGTATGGGTGGCTGA
- the LOC130816107 gene encoding uncharacterized protein LOC130816107: MKTKGSYHSSGSKNSSGGPHHLNDSVSVLNSPKESMLVRYLRSGIPSDLDYSSSPNKSRTIVNYHKSGSSKGSNSTKSPLSTVQNLKDDVLVIDGILVESTNSASKSFEKYRLPAISDSSLNSGGNHYRTEFCMPCDKENIDAYRYNHNFQLAYGQEEKRQVPNHVRNKNKWNLMASDPHYSPQSSTYSPQSSTYNSPQSISSKFVVDRMVTPSPPKQENSKLNKALQIQPKDASTDWSPLDDGIAVNLPSSADKTPSRKAIDDHINGVLYGPNPRKRLSYFVDISPN; the protein is encoded by the exons ATGAAAACAAAAGGCTCTTATCATAGCAGCGGCAGCAAAAATTCAAGTGGTGGACCTCACCATCTAAACGACAGCGTTTCAGTATTGAATTCGCCAAAAGAATCAATGCTTGTGAGATACTTACGATCAGGAATACCATCAGATTTGGATTACTCTTCTTCGCCTAATAAGAGTCGTACGATCGTCAATTACCACAAGAGTGGAAGCAGCAAAGGCAGCAACTCTACCAAATCGCCATTGTCAACTGTTCAGAATTTGAAGGATGATGTGTTGGTGATTGATGGAATTTTGGTTGAATCGACAAATTCCGCTTCTAAAAGTTTTGAAAAGTATCGTTTGCCGGCTATTTCTGATTCGTCGTTGAATTCCGGAGGTAATCATTACAGAACAGAGTTTTGTATGCCGTGCGATAAGGAGAACATTGATGCCTATCGCTATAACCATAATTTTCAG CTAGCATATGGGCAAGAAGAGAAGCGCCAAGTCCCTAATCATGTCCGCAACAAAAACAAATGGAAT TTAATGGCTAGCGATCCACACTACAGTCCACAGTCGAGTACATACAGTCCACAGTCAAGCACATATAACAGTCCCCAGTCAATCAGTAGCAAGTTTGTAGTTGACAGAATGGTAACTCCTTCACCGCCCAAACAAGAAAACTCGAAGCTCAATAAAGCTTTACAAATCCAACCAAAGGATGCTAGCACAGATTGGTCTCCCTTGGATGATGGCATTGCAGTGAACTTACCCTCTTCAGCTGATAAAACTCCTTCAAGAAAAGCCATTGATGATCATATTAACGGTGTGCTCTATGGCCCAAATCCAAGGAAAAGGCTCTCCTATTTTGTTGATATTAGCCCCAATTAA
- the LOC130816109 gene encoding classical arabinogalactan protein 9 has protein sequence MDLKATLLLGLICITVATVGGQSPAASPTQSPPATSQPPPSTQPPPAATPPTQTTTSPPPATTTSPPPSTTQSPPPVQAQSPPPVQSQSPPPVSTPPPVSSPPPVSTPPPVATPPPASPPPPVSTPPPASPPPVATPPPATPPPVQAPPPATTPPAVTPVAAPVIAPVASAPTPSLLSPPSPPSEAPGPSGSEALSPGPVSPQDQNGVEKMWSMSKFIGSLISGIALLGLLF, from the exons ATGGATCTAAAGGCCACGCTTCTGCTTGGCCTTATCTGCATTACAGTTGCAACCGTTGGTGGTCAATCTCCCGCCGCATCTCCCACCCAATCACCACCCGCCACGTCACAACCACCTCCTTCTACTCAACCACCACCAGCTGCAACTCCTCCAACCCAAACTACCACCTCTCCTCCACCCGCCACCACCACTTCTCCACCTCCTTCAACCACTCAAAGTCCACCACCTGTCCAAGCTCAGAGTCCGCCACCTGTCCAATCTCAATCTCCTCCACCAGTTTCCACCCCACCACCAGTATCTTCACCACCACCAGTTTCTACTCCTCCGCCAGTAGCAACACCACCACCAGCAAGCCCACCACCACCCGTATCAACACCCCCACCAGCAAGTCCTCCGCCAGTTGCGACCCCACCACCAGCTACTCCTCCACCAGTTCAAGCACCACCTCCAGCAACAACACCACCAGCTGTGACACCAGTTGCCGCTCCAGTCATTGCTCCGGTGGCTTCTGCTCCAACGCCATCTTTGCTATCTCCACCTTCACCGCCTAGTGAAGCTCCTGGACCTAGTGGAAGTGAAGCTCTTTCCCCTGGGCCAGTTAGCCCTCAGGATCAG AATGGAGTAGAAAAGATGTGGTCCATGTCAAAGTTTATTGGAAGCTTAATTTCTGGAATTGCTCTATTGGGTTTGCTATTCTAA